The following are encoded together in the Parabacteroides chongii genome:
- a CDS encoding START-like domain-containing protein, translated as MKKEKFHIEYIFDKVSRRSLWNHLTTPPGLSAWFADDVTINDNMYVFKWNRDEQEAEVLSVKPEISIRYRWADEEEENVYFEFLIHTVELTGATALEITDFAEPDEKKDSINLWDSQVEELKRTLGI; from the coding sequence ATGAAAAAAGAGAAGTTTCATATCGAATACATTTTCGATAAAGTTTCGCGCCGAAGTTTATGGAATCACCTCACTACTCCGCCAGGGCTGTCGGCCTGGTTCGCTGACGATGTAACTATTAATGACAACATGTACGTTTTTAAATGGAACAGGGACGAACAGGAAGCAGAGGTGTTGTCGGTAAAACCCGAAATAAGCATCCGCTACCGATGGGCAGATGAGGAAGAAGAGAATGTCTACTTCGAGTTTTTAATTCACACTGTCGAACTTACGGGAGCAACCGCGCTTGAAATAACTGACTTTGCCGAACCGGATGAAAAGAAAGATTCTATCAATTTGTGGGACTCACAGGTGGAAGAATTGAAACGGACACTCGGCATTTAG
- a CDS encoding sensor histidine kinase codes for MKSKLIFWTIAAFITGISSGIGFLFFREEPIPFWVIQCIAILSLLLAAFIYHKLVKPYHILLSGMQLLKDQDFSTHLRPVRNKDANELIGIFNRMISQLRSERLAVREKNQFLDLLIHASPQGIVILNFDKQIADVNPTGLKLLNISNLSDIKGKTLLESSFELAPALAELKQGDDVMIRTSTHTIYHCIRSAFIDQGFKHPFILIEEITQELLKVEKDSYERIIRMMSHEVNNSVGAIGSTLNVVADIFKQDENGQWEYVLPAVEASFERCRHLASFISNLAHAIRVPEPTLSAISLNEQARSVYALTDIECRQRNIRLVLTLTENDRTIEVDGVQIEQVLVNIIKNAYEAIGQNGEIRITTQTSPVSILIEDNGPGISEETQKKLFTPFFTTKSSGQGIGLMFVREVLTNHHCQFSLSSDNGWTRFTILFNTVSDRCRCN; via the coding sequence ATGAAATCGAAGCTGATATTCTGGACGATCGCTGCCTTTATCACGGGTATATCAAGTGGTATCGGTTTTCTCTTTTTCCGGGAAGAGCCAATTCCTTTTTGGGTTATACAGTGTATCGCCATTTTATCGCTCCTGCTGGCTGCATTTATCTACCATAAGCTGGTCAAGCCGTATCATATCCTGCTCAGCGGCATGCAGCTTCTGAAAGACCAGGATTTTTCCACGCATCTGCGCCCGGTCAGGAATAAAGATGCCAACGAGCTGATCGGTATCTTCAACCGGATGATCTCGCAGTTGCGGAGCGAACGGCTGGCGGTAAGGGAGAAAAACCAGTTCCTCGACCTGCTCATCCATGCCTCGCCGCAGGGGATCGTTATCCTGAACTTCGACAAGCAGATAGCAGATGTAAATCCCACCGGTTTAAAACTGCTGAATATCTCCAATCTTTCGGATATCAAAGGGAAAACGCTCCTGGAATCTTCTTTTGAGCTGGCCCCTGCCCTGGCGGAATTAAAACAGGGGGATGATGTGATGATCCGGACTTCAACGCACACGATCTACCATTGTATCCGATCGGCATTTATCGACCAGGGATTTAAGCATCCTTTTATATTGATAGAAGAGATTACGCAGGAGTTGCTTAAAGTGGAGAAGGATTCGTACGAACGTATCATCCGGATGATGTCGCATGAAGTGAATAATTCGGTCGGAGCGATCGGATCGACTCTGAATGTAGTGGCAGACATTTTCAAACAGGACGAAAACGGGCAATGGGAATATGTATTACCTGCCGTGGAAGCGTCTTTCGAGCGGTGCAGGCATCTGGCGAGTTTCATCAGTAACCTGGCGCATGCCATCCGTGTCCCCGAACCGACTCTTTCAGCTATTTCACTGAACGAACAGGCGCGTTCGGTCTATGCTCTCACGGATATAGAATGTCGCCAAAGAAACATCAGGCTGGTCCTGACATTGACAGAGAATGACCGGACGATTGAAGTCGACGGGGTACAGATCGAACAGGTGCTGGTCAATATTATCAAAAATGCGTATGAAGCGATCGGACAAAACGGGGAAATACGGATTACTACCCAAACTTCGCCGGTATCCATCCTCATTGAAGACAATGGTCCGGGCATCAGCGAAGAAACTCAAAAGAAGCTTTTCACTCCTTTCTTCACCACCAAATCATCAGGCCAGGGCATCGGCTTAATGTTCGTCAGAGAAGTTCTGACAAATCATCACTGCCAGTTCAGCCTCTCCAGCGACAACGGCTGGACCAGATTCACAATCCTGTTTAATACAGTAAGTGATAGATGTCGGTGCAACTGA